The proteins below come from a single Hyphomicrobium denitrificans ATCC 51888 genomic window:
- the pheS gene encoding phenylalanine--tRNA ligase subunit alpha, producing MSQDLNKLEGELVAEIDGAKDLAALDAVRVSALGKKGRVSELMSKLGSLPPEERKTFGQTVNTLKGKISTALDERKATLETAALDERLKTERADVTLPVRPGSVADGRIHPVSQVLDEVIEIFADMGFRVAEGPDIETDEMNFDKLNIPADHPARQDHDTFYFSPKPDGSRLLLRTHTSPVQIRTMVSQKPPLRIIAPGRVYRCDSDQTHTPMFHQVEGLVIDEKTHMGHLKWVLQEFCKAFFEVDEVKMRFRASHFPFTEPSMEVDIGAEAIGKPGQWLEILGCGMVHPNVLRNCGLDPEKYQGFAFGVGLDRLTMLKYGIPDLRAFFSGDLTWLSHYGFSTLDVPTLGGGLSA from the coding sequence CAAGACCTGAATAAGCTTGAAGGCGAATTAGTCGCCGAAATCGACGGCGCCAAAGATCTCGCCGCTCTGGATGCCGTCCGCGTTTCGGCACTTGGAAAAAAAGGCCGCGTCTCAGAGCTGATGAGCAAGCTCGGCTCGCTCCCGCCGGAAGAGCGCAAGACCTTCGGCCAGACGGTCAACACCCTCAAAGGCAAGATCTCGACTGCGCTCGACGAACGCAAGGCAACGCTTGAAACCGCGGCGCTCGATGAACGGCTGAAAACCGAGCGCGCCGACGTCACGCTTCCCGTTCGCCCCGGTTCCGTCGCCGATGGCCGAATTCATCCCGTCAGCCAGGTCCTCGACGAAGTCATCGAAATCTTCGCCGATATGGGCTTCAGGGTCGCCGAAGGTCCGGACATCGAAACGGACGAGATGAACTTCGACAAGCTGAACATCCCGGCCGACCATCCGGCGCGGCAGGATCACGACACATTCTATTTCTCGCCGAAGCCCGACGGGTCGCGCCTGCTTCTGCGCACGCACACGAGCCCCGTTCAGATCCGCACGATGGTTTCGCAGAAACCGCCGCTTCGCATCATCGCGCCGGGCCGCGTCTATCGCTGCGACAGCGATCAGACGCACACGCCGATGTTCCATCAGGTCGAAGGCCTCGTCATCGACGAGAAGACCCACATGGGCCACCTGAAATGGGTGCTGCAGGAATTCTGCAAGGCGTTCTTCGAGGTCGACGAAGTAAAGATGCGTTTCCGCGCCTCGCACTTCCCGTTCACCGAACCGTCGATGGAAGTCGACATCGGCGCCGAGGCGATCGGCAAGCCCGGTCAGTGGCTCGAAATTCTTGGCTGCGGCATGGTGCATCCGAACGTGCTGAGGAACTGCGGCCTCGATCCCGAGAAATATCAGGGCTTCGCGTTCGGCGTCGGCCTCGACCGCCTGACGATGCTGAAATACGGCATCCCCGATCTCCGCGCCTTCTTCTCCGGCGACCTGACCTGGCTCAGCCACTACGGCTTCTCCACCCTCGACGTCCCCACCCTCGGCGGCGGACTATCAGCGTGA